A single region of the Fenollaria sporofastidiosus genome encodes:
- a CDS encoding aminotransferase class V-fold PLP-dependent enzyme, with amino-acid sequence MHYFDNASTTFPKPESVYVKFNEAFREYGANPGRSGHRLALRAMEEIMQTRLSLAKLFNVDNPLNISFHMNTTYALNAAIKGTLKNGDHVITTSMEHNSVLRPLFTLKEMGIIELTVVKAELSGEVGKDKIVSAIKENTRMLVMTHSSNLLGTVEDIDEISKAVKKVNKDILILIDAAQSAGIIDIDLKKLDIDMLATAGHKSLFGPQGTGVLYLREPELVMHTVEGGTGSRSTEVYQPMDMPDKLEAGTPNGHGIIALGAGVEFILSEGIDKIRKHEEALTKLFIDGIKDIEGVEIYGLLDEKKKTPVVSINMEGVDSSILSYVLDDEYDIQTRPGIHCAPLAHETIGTIKKGAVRFSFSYFNKEDEITYAIETLKKIKKEAADGKYQ; translated from the coding sequence ATGCATTATTTTGACAACGCATCGACAACATTTCCAAAGCCAGAGAGCGTATATGTAAAATTTAATGAAGCATTTAGAGAGTATGGGGCCAATCCAGGAAGGAGCGGCCACAGGCTAGCACTTAGGGCGATGGAAGAAATAATGCAGACAAGACTAAGTCTTGCTAAGCTGTTTAATGTGGATAATCCACTTAATATAAGCTTTCATATGAACACAACATATGCACTTAATGCTGCTATCAAAGGCACGCTTAAGAATGGCGATCATGTAATCACAACATCGATGGAGCACAACTCTGTTCTTAGACCACTGTTTACACTTAAAGAGATGGGCATAATCGAGCTAACAGTAGTCAAGGCAGAACTAAGCGGCGAGGTCGGTAAGGACAAGATAGTCTCAGCAATTAAAGAGAATACTAGGATGCTTGTTATGACTCACTCCTCGAACTTGCTTGGCACAGTTGAGGACATTGACGAGATCTCAAAGGCTGTTAAGAAAGTTAATAAAGACATACTTATACTTATAGATGCAGCTCAATCGGCAGGCATCATAGACATAGACTTAAAAAAGCTCGATATAGATATGCTTGCAACAGCTGGGCACAAGTCTTTATTTGGTCCGCAAGGTACAGGTGTCTTGTACTTAAGAGAGCCAGAACTTGTTATGCACACTGTTGAAGGCGGCACAGGATCAAGATCAACCGAGGTTTATCAGCCTATGGACATGCCGGATAAGCTAGAAGCAGGCACACCAAATGGACACGGCATCATAGCCTTAGGCGCAGGAGTTGAATTCATACTTAGTGAAGGCATAGATAAGATAAGAAAGCACGAGGAAGCTCTTACAAAGCTCTTCATAGATGGCATAAAGGACATTGAAGGCGTAGAGATATACGGCCTACTTGATGAAAAGAAGAAGACACCGGTTGTTTCTATAAACATGGAAGGCGTGGATTCATCGATACTAAGCTACGTTTTAGATGATGAGTACGACATACAAACACGTCCAGGCATACACTGCGCGCCACTTGCACACGAAACCATTGGCACAATTAAAAAGGGTGCGGTTAGATTTAGTTTTTCGTATTTTAACAAGGAAGACGAGATAACTTATGCAATAGAGACATTAAAGAAGATTAAAAAAGAGGCGGCAGATGGAAAATATCAATAA
- a CDS encoding DUF4446 family protein, whose protein sequence is MENINKFINDNILIIVAALAVLLIALLVLALVQVLKYKKLKERFDTFTQGMDGISVEKLLATFGKDIKDIHRDMILNEDRFNRIETNLSFCVQKLGFVRYNAFQDSASELSFSICLLDKFNNGVLLSVIHGREQSVSYGKMIKNGESTSPLSEEEVSAVDKAIRG, encoded by the coding sequence ATGGAAAATATCAATAAGTTTATAAATGACAATATCTTAATCATAGTTGCAGCTCTAGCTGTTTTATTAATTGCGCTACTAGTCTTAGCTCTTGTACAAGTTTTGAAGTATAAAAAACTTAAGGAGAGATTCGATACCTTCACTCAAGGTATGGACGGCATCAGTGTTGAAAAGCTCTTAGCAACTTTTGGAAAAGACATAAAGGACATACACAGAGACATGATACTTAATGAGGACAGATTCAATCGCATAGAGACTAATCTTAGCTTCTGCGTGCAAAAGCTTGGCTTCGTTAGGTACAATGCTTTTCAAGACAGCGCATCAGAGCTAAGCTTCTCCATATGCTTATTGGATAAGTTTAACAACGGCGTCTTACTTTCTGTTATTCATGGCAGGGAGCAAAGTGTTAGCTACGGCAAGATGATTAAGAATGGAGAGAGCACATCGCCACTTTCAGAAGAAGAAGTGAGCGCAGTAGATAAAGCAATCAGAGGATAG